In Aquila chrysaetos chrysaetos chromosome 24, bAquChr1.4, whole genome shotgun sequence, the genomic stretch CTAGAAATCAACCCAAAGTGAGCAAGGGTGCCTGCAGTGAGTGCAGGGAATGCATCGCGGCATGGCCTCTCTGGGGAGGGggatttggggaaggaaaaTCCCGGCAGGGTTGGCCCTGCTCTTTGCTGACATTCTTTCCACTGACCGATCCCTCGGCTGGAATCTGGCCTGGAGCAGGAATAGGAGGAGATGGGAGATGGTTTCTGACGTTCCcgatggaaaaaaaatcccttctgaaTTAAAGACAAAGCTGGAGAGACGCGGTCAAATGGTTGGAGTCAGTAGGGAAGGGCTGGGGTGGGTTAAAAAATCCCACCCATGCTGCTGCTCATGCAGCATCCATGgttgtgcctcagtttccccattggGAAGGTGGGAGTAATGTGTCTTTGCTGGGAGAAGGGTGTGGCAGGATGGCATTGGGGCTTTGGTTATCCACATGTACAGAGGCCGGTGCCAGAGACCAGCTTGGATAAGCCAGTACCAGGGTGGGAGGGGATGCAGCCCAGCTGGGTTCCTCTGCCAGGACATGGAGACATGTGGGAGAAGGTGTCCTTTGGGTTTGGTGCATGGGAGAAGCCATGAACATGGATTTTGTGCCCAAAATGCTGCTCTGGGATAAGGGACTTGGCCAGGGACCTTCAGGAAGCCCATGGTGGGGGAAAGGCTGGGCCTGGTgctgtcctgcctgctcctgcctgcctgcctgcctacTCTGTTCCTGTGGGacaggcaggagggatgggCAGCAGAGCGCAGGGACTGGCACCGGGGTGGGTGCTGCATGGCAAGGGGTGCCCACGGGGAAAGGGCTGGACCCTGGCGTGCTCCCTGCATCGGGACGTCCCTCCCGGGGCTGGATTCTTCCACTTCTCCACGgcttcagcagaagcaggatCAGGCCTTTATGCTGCAACACGCAGGGGCAGGATGGGGCCATGGGAAATATGGGGGGTGAGCAGGAGCAGtgtggggcagagcagggcgGGGAGGTGGGAAAGGCCGAGCGGCGGAGGATGCTGTGCTGCCGTCGGGTCAAACCGCAGGGAAGGCATGGATCCGGGGTGCCGTGGGATCGAGGGGGGCAGCCATGAAGGGATGAGGGGGCCCTGGCTGGGCAGGCTGCCACCGTAAActccccccatcccagccaTAACTGAAGGGACCAGATGATGCAGGAATGCCGGGGGGGAGCTGGCAGCCACCCGCCATCCCCAGTGACACCCTTGGGCTCAAACAAAGCCCTTGTTCGTGGGGCGGCCGAGCTGCCCTCCCAGCCGTGCCAGctcccccagaccccccccagcacaccGCGGTCCGGGCAGTGTAATCCCTGCGGGGAGAGCACATGAAATCAGATGGACAAGTTTTGATGTGAGGCAGCAGCTTAGGGCGGGCTCAGGTTTCCTTTAGGTTTTCTATATTTATCTCCATGATTTAATGCCAGCGCCAGGGTTTAAATGGCACCAAACAGTTGGcgtggggagagggagcagcCATCCCTGAGCCGTGCACACATCCCCGAGCCACCCGCGCGCCCATGGAACTCTTCGAGACCAACCCTTATTTTTTCCCGGACCAGAGGTTTTACGATGGGGAAAATTTCCTGGGCTCCCGCTTGCAGGGCTACGAGCCGGCGGCGTTCCCGGAGCGGCCTGAGGTGGCCCTGTGTCCCGAGGGCAGGGTGGCTTTGGAGGAGAAGGACTCAGCCCTGCCTGAGCATTGTCCCGGGCAATGCCTGCCCTGGGCCTGCAAGGTTTGCAAGCGGAAGACGGTCTCCATCGACCGGCGGCGGGCAGCCACCCTGCGGGAGAAACGCAGGTTGAAGAAGGTGAACGAAGCCTTCGAGGCGTTGAAACGCAGCACCCTGCTCAACCCCAACCAGCGGCTGCCCAAGGTGGAAATCCTGCGCAGCGCCATCCAGTACATCGAGCGCCTGCAGAGCTTGCTCAGCACCCTCAACCAGCAGGAGCGGGAGCAGAGGGACCTGCGCTtccgccccgccgctccccaGCCTGGGGTAAGTGTCTCTGTGCATCCCCCGGGGTCCCCAAACCCGGGCTGGGGACCAGCATGGGGGTGACGCTCTGTCTGGGGGCGATCCCAAGCAGAGGCATTGCGGGCAGCTCTGGGGCACTGGGTCctgctggggggagtgggaCACCCAGCCCTGGGGGCAAGGCAGCTGCTGCTATTGTGGGCTGGTGAATGCGTCCAGCAGAAATGATCCAGGGCAGCACTGATCCAGCCCCAGCTGTGTGCTCAGATCCCCGGGCAAAGGGGCTGACAGCAGCCTTCCCCTGTGTATGCATGTAGTGGGGGCTGCATGGTCCGGTGCTGGACACTGCATTGAGTGTGGCATGTGTGCCTGGGCTTGGGAGGGAtaataaaggcaaaaatgaaataaataacataaaactaaaataaataaagtaaaataagacaaaataaGATAAGACAagataaaatagaataaaatgaaataacaaaatgaaatgaaatgaaatgaaatgaaatgaaattacattacattaaataaattaaaataaataaaatataaaataaagttaaatcCCCCTGCTCACAGATACACGCACAcgctccttttttctccctgtaaaGTCTCGGCATGGCACAAACCACAAAGCCTCTGACCGAACACCATCAGTGGGGTCACCACCCGCTGCCTCAGGCGAAACCCCGCAGGTATCAGTGCTCCTGGGTGCCAAAcctgcagcccccctcccctctcccccgccGCCATGCGATTGCCGGTGCAACAACATGCTGAGGCATGGTGACTTTTTCTGATGATCGGTGTGGCACAGCACAcctgggcaggggacagggcaggggacGAGGGGGTCGGCGTGGGGCCACCTCTGGTTTCTCAGACCGAAGGTGCTGATTTGAGAGCCAGGCGAAGATGTTCGCAGCGGTTGTGTCTTGCCACAGCCCCAAAAAGAGATGCTGCAAGCCAGGCCCCGTCACACCACAAGGCTTTGGTTGTTTAACCAAGTTTTTGAGAGATATTTTTATCTGCCCTGTGATTTCTGGGGGGATGTCTGGGCATGCGCTTCCCCGCTGCTCTGAGGCTTTGTATATGGAAATGTATAGATAGCTATAGCTATCGATATAGGTAGAGGTAGAGATGATACAGATATAGATGCTATAGATAGATGTAGATGTAGATGTAGAAGTGGATATAGATGGTATAGATATGGATATGGATATACCTGTAGCTATATAGATAGAAATAGATATAGAGACCtagatagatatagatatagaaGAACTTCATAAGAGGCACAGAAAAGAGGGATTCACAGAGATTCATCTCCTTTAAGACTAAGGGATTTAAGGACCAAAACAGCAGGTACCCGGGTAGCCCAACATTTAGAGCTGAATAAAggactgaaaaatcttttaggCTCCATCCTATATATTCTTGGGATTTCCCAGTGTAAATCCAATGTATCCACTTGGGTTTGATTTGGGTGGATTTGTTGGCTGCCCCTGCAAATGTGCCCAAAACTCTGCGGAGCTGTTCCTGTGTCACTGCTGCTCCGAGCCATCCGTTCTCCCAGGCATAGCCAGGGATTCTCATATTGAGTGCAAAATCCAatatttttggggaaaaataaatcataccTGTGAGAATTCCCTACTTTAGTGGGAAATAAATCCAAGTTAATTAATTAGCCTGTGCTTCTGTGAACTTGTAGACCCAAAGTACCAGTTCTAGGCTGCTACAAATAGTTGGGTCCTTGGGGTTGCTCTTATAAATCATATTTTGGGTTTAACGTGAGCCGGCATCCACTTCCAGATAAAGACAGACATACACAAAAAGTTAATTCAGAGCTTTGCTGAGTAACTCTCTCATTTTTCAGGCTGTCAgctcttttctctgaaatagtCATTCAGCCCCAAATCCACAAATCAAACTGCCAAAAGGTCTTCCCCAGGAATCCCCTTGGGATGGCCTGAGGGTGTCCAGCCCCTGTGTCATTTTTTATGAGCCTGATTAGGTGATTTTCagcaaaaagctgttttgcCCAACGACATTCATCTGTCTCTAGCCCTTTCTCACAGTCACTGGGTAAAGAGACACTTTTTTTACCTGCAGTGAGCGCATGGCCCCATTTCTCCAGAGCCCCCAAAGGGGTTTTTTCAGCCTTTA encodes the following:
- the MYOG gene encoding myogenin isoform X1, with the protein product MELFETNPYFFPDQRFYDGENFLGSRLQGYEPAAFPERPEVALCPEGRVALEEKDSALPEHCPGQCLPWACKVCKRKTVSIDRRRAATLREKRRLKKVNEAFEALKRSTLLNPNQRLPKVEILRSAIQYIERLQSLLSTLNQQEREQRDLRFRPAAPQPGAASECGSGSSSCSPEWSSQLEFGTNPAGKVLPASSRCPAASLGSSVGGQQWGTLQHLEQSIAEPPPPPPPPPLQEEVLGAEDKRSLVLLSPLLLQRDDLPPGS
- the MYOG gene encoding myogenin isoform X2 encodes the protein MELFETNPYFFPDQRFYDGENFLGSRLQGYEPAAFPERPEVALCPEGRVALEEKDSALPEHCPGQCLPWACKVCKRKTVSIDRRRAATLREKRRLKKVNEAFEALKRSTLLNPNQRLPKVEILRSAIQYIERLQSLLSTLNQQEREQRDLRFRPAAPQPGAASECGSGSSSCSPEWSSQLEFGTNPADHLLADDATEDRNLHSLSSIVESIAVEDVAVTFQEERVQN